The Muricauda sp. SCSIO 65647 genome includes a region encoding these proteins:
- a CDS encoding helix-turn-helix domain-containing protein has translation MEKSEMLKIIGQNVKRIRLEKGLTQVDLVGKIETRIDTTNISRIEKGRTNATIHTLFRISQALEVPLTEICDLNE, from the coding sequence ATGGAAAAATCGGAAATGTTGAAAATCATCGGACAGAACGTCAAGCGCATTCGACTTGAAAAGGGCCTTACCCAAGTTGACCTCGTCGGAAAAATAGAGACCCGAATTGACACGACCAATATTTCACGAATCGAAAAGGGGCGTACAAATGCCACCATCCATACTTTGTTCAGAATCAGCCAAGCCTTGGAAGTACCTTTGACTGAAATTTGTGATCTGAATGAATAG
- a CDS encoding POTRA domain-containing protein yields MYKYCCAFLMLGLTMVSAQEGQVKELEFQGLKRTKETFLRRLLKVQPGQAYDSVKVKKDIERLNRLPGIANAKDSIYAADDGVGVLYILDENFTIIPGLRIATANDDSFAYRLSAFEFNFLGNNQLIGGYYERNVFDSYGVFWEHPFLFSDKVGIGFNYQDITRQEPIFFDAGDKDYRFNSRQFEGKVIFSFDFNNEAELGALFVKEQYTFEGDDPVPGAPLALNADKIFYRAVYRYINFDIDYQYVDGFQSEFTGQYIHQLSGDAAGEEFLGDFLSLRNDFIYYKKMGNRGNWANRLRLAAAVGNEDSDFAPFTLDNQLNIRGVGNLVDRGTAAIVLNTEYRHTLYERGWFVVQSNVFVDAGAWRDPGEPFSQLFDGSSTRLSPGVGFRLIHKRIFNAVFRLDYGFGIGNEATNGIVFGIGQYF; encoded by the coding sequence ATGTACAAATATTGCTGTGCTTTTCTCATGCTGGGGCTTACCATGGTTTCAGCACAAGAGGGCCAGGTCAAAGAACTGGAGTTTCAAGGGCTGAAACGCACCAAAGAAACCTTCTTGAGAAGGCTTTTAAAGGTACAACCGGGCCAAGCCTACGATTCCGTTAAGGTCAAAAAAGACATCGAACGCCTGAACCGCCTACCGGGCATTGCCAATGCGAAAGACAGCATCTATGCTGCCGATGATGGTGTGGGGGTGCTGTACATCTTGGATGAAAACTTCACCATTATCCCAGGACTCCGGATCGCTACCGCCAATGACGACAGTTTTGCCTATCGCCTATCGGCCTTCGAGTTCAATTTTTTGGGGAACAACCAACTTATCGGGGGGTATTATGAACGTAATGTCTTTGATTCGTATGGGGTGTTTTGGGAACATCCTTTCTTGTTCAGCGACAAGGTGGGCATTGGGTTCAACTATCAAGACATTACCCGACAAGAGCCCATATTTTTTGATGCGGGCGACAAAGATTACCGATTCAACTCAAGGCAGTTCGAAGGCAAGGTCATTTTTTCGTTCGACTTTAATAACGAGGCCGAACTTGGCGCCCTGTTCGTAAAAGAGCAGTATACCTTTGAGGGTGATGACCCCGTGCCCGGGGCACCTTTAGCGCTCAACGCCGACAAAATATTCTATAGGGCGGTGTACCGATACATCAACTTTGATATTGACTACCAATATGTTGACGGTTTTCAGAGCGAGTTCACGGGGCAGTACATTCACCAATTGAGTGGCGATGCCGCGGGCGAGGAATTTCTTGGAGACTTTCTCTCGCTGCGCAACGATTTCATCTACTATAAAAAAATGGGTAATAGGGGCAATTGGGCCAATCGGCTGCGTTTGGCGGCTGCCGTTGGCAATGAAGATTCTGACTTTGCCCCCTTTACGCTCGACAACCAGCTCAATATTCGTGGGGTGGGCAATTTGGTCGATCGGGGCACGGCGGCCATTGTGCTGAACACCGAATATCGCCACACGCTGTATGAAAGGGGATGGTTTGTGGTACAGAGCAATGTCTTTGTCGATGCGGGGGCATGGCGAGATCCCGGGGAGCCCTTTTCGCAATTGTTCGATGGCAGTTCAACAAGGCTGAGCCCGGGTGTTGGCTTTCGGTTGATCCACAAACGTATTTTCAATGCGGTCTTTCGGTTAGACTATGGTTTTGGAATCGGCAACGAGGCCACCAATGGCATTGTCTTTGGCATCGGCCAATATTTTTGA
- a CDS encoding DUF1349 domain-containing protein, giving the protein MQLTIRNRIPLLMILLLLQIGCVQNKNSKSTAIAYGQNNVLKQLTDENLGEFKWLNEPKSFEIKEGALKIVAEKETDFFNNPEDKKKTATAPILYKELKGDFVAKALVRPDFSSLWNAVALMVHIDNDHWIKFAFENSDATGRSIVTVVTKEISDDANGAILKDQDQIWLKLVRKDNQYSMHWSIDGNDFKMARLSTLPNTDSVKIGIEAQCPVGEAATHEIAYFEITKTTVNDLRKGE; this is encoded by the coding sequence ATGCAACTGACCATTCGAAATCGTATTCCCCTGCTCATGATTCTTTTACTACTTCAGATAGGGTGCGTTCAAAACAAGAATTCAAAATCAACAGCGATAGCGTATGGGCAAAACAATGTGTTGAAACAGCTTACTGATGAAAACTTGGGGGAGTTCAAATGGTTAAATGAACCCAAGTCTTTTGAAATCAAAGAGGGAGCTTTAAAGATAGTAGCTGAAAAGGAAACCGATTTTTTTAATAATCCAGAAGATAAAAAGAAGACCGCCACTGCGCCTATATTGTATAAGGAGTTGAAAGGCGATTTTGTCGCAAAGGCCTTGGTGCGGCCTGATTTTTCTTCATTGTGGAATGCCGTGGCACTCATGGTTCATATCGATAATGATCACTGGATCAAGTTCGCTTTTGAAAACTCTGATGCGACCGGAAGAAGCATTGTTACGGTGGTTACCAAAGAGATTTCTGACGATGCCAATGGGGCGATCTTAAAAGACCAAGACCAAATCTGGTTAAAATTGGTTCGAAAAGACAACCAGTATTCCATGCATTGGTCAATAGATGGGAACGATTTCAAAATGGCCCGATTGAGCACGTTGCCAAACACAGACTCGGTCAAGATTGGCATAGAAGCGCAATGTCCGGTCGGGGAGGCCGCAACCCACGAAATCGCCTATTTTGAGATAACAAAAACCACCGTCAACGATTTGAGAAAAGGAGAATAA
- a CDS encoding SPFH domain-containing protein, whose product MGNFLLIPIVFFGLIILFASFFIVKQQTAVVVERFGRFQSIRNSGLQMKIPLVDRIAGRLSLKIQQLDVIVETKTLDDVFVKIKVSVQYVVIRDKVYDAFYKLEYPHDQITSFVFDVVRAEVPKMKLDDVFVKKDDIAIAVKRELQEYMSEYGYDIIKTLVTDIDPDAQVKAAMNRINASEREKIAAQFEGDAARILIVEKAKAEAESKRLQGQGIADQRREIARGLEESVEVLNKVGINSQEASALIVVTQHYDTLQAIGEETNTNLILLPNSPQAGSDMLNNMVASFTASNQIGEAMKTQNKKKDSGE is encoded by the coding sequence ATGGGCAATTTTCTTTTGATCCCGATTGTATTTTTCGGGTTGATCATTCTTTTCGCTTCTTTCTTTATCGTCAAACAACAGACCGCCGTGGTGGTCGAACGCTTTGGGCGTTTTCAGAGCATCCGCAATTCAGGGCTGCAGATGAAGATCCCCCTCGTGGATCGTATAGCGGGGCGATTAAGTCTTAAGATTCAACAGCTCGATGTGATCGTCGAGACCAAGACGCTCGATGACGTATTTGTAAAGATCAAGGTCTCGGTACAGTATGTGGTGATCCGCGACAAGGTGTACGACGCTTTTTATAAACTGGAGTATCCGCACGATCAGATCACCTCGTTTGTCTTTGACGTGGTGCGTGCCGAGGTGCCCAAGATGAAGCTCGATGACGTGTTCGTGAAAAAAGACGATATCGCCATCGCCGTAAAGCGCGAACTGCAAGAATATATGTCTGAATATGGGTACGACATCATCAAGACGCTGGTCACCGACATCGACCCCGATGCCCAGGTGAAGGCGGCCATGAACCGTATCAACGCCTCAGAGCGTGAAAAGATCGCTGCCCAGTTCGAGGGCGATGCCGCACGGATCTTGATCGTTGAGAAGGCGAAGGCCGAGGCCGAGAGCAAACGCTTGCAGGGGCAGGGCATTGCCGACCAACGCCGTGAGATCGCCCGTGGGCTCGAAGAGTCCGTCGAAGTATTGAACAAGGTGGGCATCAATTCGCAAGAGGCCTCGGCCTTGATCGTGGTGACCCAACATTACGATACGCTACAGGCCATCGGCGAAGAAACGAACACCAACCTGATCCTCTTGCCCAATTCGCCCCAGGCCGGTAGTGATATGCTGAACAATATGGTGGCCTCGTTCACGGCCAGCAACCAAATCGGAGAGGCGATGAAGACGCAGAACAAGAAAAAGGATTCTGGAGAATAA